The nucleotide sequence GCGACGATGCGGCGCAGGTCCTCCTCGGGCATGGGAATGGGGCCGCCGGTGCTGTGGCCGATGACGTCGGGGTCGATGGCCTTGACGATGTCGACCCCGGCCACCTGGCTCACGCCGGAGCGCGACACTCCGCCGGAGTGGATCTTGATCTTGATGTCCCGCGCCCGTGACCACTTCACGTAGCGTTCCGCCTCTCCCGTGGGCAGCAGGGCGTAGTCGTAGAAGATGAACTTCACCAGGCGGATGCCCGCCTCGGCGATGGTGTCGAAGTCTTTCTCCTCAAGCCCGGGCACCAGCAGCAGGGTGCCGCCGTGCACGCGCACGCCGGTGGGGCGGTAGTTGTCCCAGCAGCGCTTGGCGACGATGGCCAGGGACACCGCGCACAGCGGGTCCGGCGGCAGCGGCAGACCCGGCACGTGCAACTCGCCGGCCGAGATGATGGAGGTGACGCCGCCGTGCATGTAGTGGGTGATCCACCCCATGGAGTTCTGCGCCGGCGTGAAGTTGCCGAAGGTGGGGTGCGAATGGGAGTCGATGAGCCCGGGGACCACCGTGGTGCCGTTGGCGTCGATGGTGCGGTCGGCAGCCCCGCCTAGGCCGTTGCCGATCTCCTGGATGGCGCCGTCGGCCACCAGGATCGAGTCGGCGTCCCGGAGGGGGTCCTCCAGCATCCCGGTCACCAGCGTTCCTATGTTCTTTATCAAGGTTGCAGACATGCGTTTCCGACCCCTCTGTCGCGGGAATTACAGATTCAGGACCGTAGCACAGAACCTCGTGAAGGTCAGGCTCAGTGCGACAGGATCTGGCTCAGGAACAGCTTGGTGCGGTCGTTCTGCGGGTTGTTGAAGAACGGCTCGGGGGCGTTCTTCTCGATGATCTCGCCGCCGTCCATGAAGATGACGCGGTCGGCGGCGCGGCGGGCGAATCCCATCTCGTGGGTCACCACCAGCATGGTCATGCCGGTCTCTGCCAGCTCGAGCATGGTGTCCAGCACTTCCTTGATCATCTCGGGGTCGAGGGCGGAGGTGGGCTCGTCGAAGAGCATGATCTTGGGCTGCATGCACAGTGAGCGCGCGATGGCCACGC is from Deltaproteobacteria bacterium and encodes:
- a CDS encoding amidohydrolase family protein: MSATLIKNIGTLVTGMLEDPLRDADSILVADGAIQEIGNGLGGAADRTIDANGTTVVPGLIDSHSHPTFGNFTPAQNSMGWITHYMHGGVTSIISAGELHVPGLPLPPDPLCAVSLAIVAKRCWDNYRPTGVRVHGGTLLLVPGLEEKDFDTIAEAGIRLVKFIFYDYALLPTGEAERYVKWSRARDIKIKIHSGGVSRSGVSQVAGVDIVKAIDPDVIGHSTGGPIPMPEEDLRRIVAETDYCVEICTSGNLRMGMVLTDAVRQHGAEARVLVGTDTPGGTGVVPRGILREICFLASLGGIAPEHAVAMATGNTGRAHGLDLGILAEGRPADLVIMDRITGSVSQDALDSFAKGDLPGISVVMIDGELTVAGRSQQTPPPERGVVISG